Proteins found in one Labeo rohita strain BAU-BD-2019 chromosome 11, IGBB_LRoh.1.0, whole genome shotgun sequence genomic segment:
- the ifi30b gene encoding gamma-interferon-inducible lysosomal thiol reductase has translation MSSHTACRNLRESLTTNNMNTLMCCVFHVIFLGVYEIQCTSHPKPSCGYPPSQWCRSLEIAIECGVRKQCMELNATRPDPVVPPVEISLYYESLCPGCRAFLTEQLFPTWTLLKDIMKVNLVPFGNAKELPEENSFSCQHGEPECYANMVEACVLYAASHAAFPVIYCMESSADVLKSAKPCLQLYAPFVKWQTIESCTRGELGHTLMHQNAMKTQALKPAHTHVPWITINGEYTSEWEDKAMSTLFNLVCSLYKGIKPPVCTGALKKLDRSFC, from the exons ATGAGCTCTCATACTGCTTGCAGAAACCTCAGGGAATCTCTAACTACTAACAACATGAACACTCTAATGTGCTGTGTGTTTCATGTCATATTCCTTGGAGTTTATGAAATCCAGTGTACATCTCACCCAAAGCCTTCATGTGGATACCCTCCATCCCAATGGTGCAGGTCTCTGGAGATTGCCATAGAATGTGGG GTGCGGAAACAATGTATGGAATTGAACGCGACGCGGCCAGACCCAGTGGTTCCTCCTGTAGAGATATCTCTCTATTACGAGAGCCTGTGTCCAGGCTGCAGAGCATTCCTAACAGAACAGCTCTTCCCAACCTGGACTTTACTAAAAgatataatgaaagtcaacCTGGTGCCCTTCGGCAATGCTAAG GAGCTTCCTGAAGAGAATTCATTCTCATGTCAACATGGAGAACCAGAGTGCTACGCTAACATGGTTGAG GCATGTGTTTTATATGCAGCCAGTCATGCAGCATTTCCTGTCATTTACTGCATGGAGTCATCTGCAGATGTACTAAAATCTGCTAAGCCT TGTTTGCAGCTCTATGCGCCGTTTGTTAAATGGCAGACCATTGAGTCTTGTACCAGAGGAGAGCTTGGCCATACTTTGATGCATCAGAATGCAATGAAGACTCAAGCGCTCAAACCGGCACACACTCATGTTCCCTGGATCACCATCAATGGA GAATACACTAGTGAATGGGAAGACAAAGCTATGTCCACTCTTTTCAACCTTGTATGCAGTTTGTACAAA GGAATCAAGCCACCAGTCTGTACTGGAGCCCTGAAAAAACTAGACCGAAGCTTTTGCTAG